A window from Hymenobacter volaticus encodes these proteins:
- a CDS encoding OmpA family protein produces MVFARSNDGSKKGLLSVDLWISYFKNGVWSEPVLANINDRTTDDFAPAFAPDGQTLYFTSSRRGGLGGNDIYKATLGPNGRFSPAENLGDQINTPGNDNFPAVAPDNTLYFSSDGQPGLGKLDIFMVDKGKVVNLGAPVNSSGDDFAPYFTGKDIGVFSSNRAGGKGSDDLYMFRKKPLKLVTFIVDGTLVERNDKTGETLPVSSEAVTLFGKNGQKLQEVTTDPNGKFTMKLDSAAASYSLIADRPGYFAARNSVSTIGRKPAQDQLRDPINEIAVPVTLTLTKIVKNKAIVVDNIFYDYDKADIRPDAAVELDKLVSTLNDNPKITIELSSHTDSRGKDAYNQTLSQKRAQSAVDYIISKGIDKSRITAKGYGETQPVLKNAKTEEDFQRNRRTEFKVTKIAD; encoded by the coding sequence ATGGTGTTTGCACGTTCTAATGACGGCTCGAAGAAAGGGTTACTTAGCGTAGACCTGTGGATTTCGTACTTCAAAAACGGCGTTTGGTCGGAGCCAGTGCTCGCCAACATCAACGACCGCACCACCGACGACTTTGCCCCAGCTTTCGCGCCCGACGGCCAAACGCTGTACTTCACGTCTAGCCGCCGCGGTGGCTTGGGGGGCAACGATATCTACAAAGCAACGCTCGGACCGAACGGCCGCTTTTCACCCGCCGAAAACCTTGGCGACCAAATAAATACGCCCGGCAACGACAACTTCCCGGCCGTAGCTCCCGACAACACGCTGTACTTCTCCTCGGATGGACAGCCCGGCCTCGGCAAGCTCGATATCTTCATGGTCGACAAAGGCAAAGTTGTTAACCTAGGGGCGCCGGTGAATAGCTCCGGCGACGATTTTGCTCCTTATTTCACGGGCAAGGACATCGGCGTGTTCTCGTCGAACCGGGCCGGTGGCAAAGGCTCTGACGATCTGTACATGTTCCGCAAGAAGCCGCTCAAGCTCGTTACGTTCATTGTGGACGGTACACTGGTAGAGCGCAACGATAAAACTGGCGAGACCTTGCCCGTAAGCAGCGAAGCCGTGACGCTATTCGGTAAGAACGGCCAGAAGCTGCAAGAAGTAACCACCGACCCCAACGGCAAATTCACGATGAAGCTCGATTCGGCAGCGGCTAGTTATTCGTTGATTGCTGATCGGCCAGGTTATTTCGCAGCGCGTAATTCGGTCAGCACCATTGGCCGCAAGCCAGCACAAGATCAGCTAAGGGACCCAATAAATGAAATTGCCGTGCCCGTAACGCTAACGTTGACCAAGATCGTGAAGAACAAGGCCATTGTCGTCGATAACATCTTCTACGACTACGATAAAGCCGACATCCGGCCGGATGCCGCCGTTGAGCTCGATAAGCTAGTATCAACACTGAATGACAACCCCAAAATCACCATCGAGCTAAGCTCCCATACTGACTCACGCGGTAAGGACGCCTACAACCAGACTCTTTCGCAGAAGCGGGCACAGTCGGCCGTAGACTACATTATCTCCAAGGGCATCGACAAGAGTCGCATCACGGCCAAGGGCTACGGCGAAACGCAGCCTGTGCTTAAGAATGCCAAAACTGAAGAGGACTTTCAGCGCAACCGTCGTACAGAGTTTAAGGTGACCAAGATTGCCGATTAG
- a CDS encoding tetratricopeptide repeat protein, giving the protein MRKFLLVCATAGSAVLLSGCATTDSLSKADKRFARGEYETAIQLYKADVARGKNAPLSNYRIGEAYRLSNRVEQAESFYKAAIDGKVKAPDVVFYYGQALKANGKFDEAVAQFDAYGQNSSGRKLAPLAEIESRNAKMANTIVAMQTNNEVMALDQVNTPAAEFGSTLIPDTKELVFASGREGKKYLGNGENFNDLYAVKFDDADKMTGGTVRKLDPIFNTENKHEASATYTPTVR; this is encoded by the coding sequence ATGAGGAAATTTCTACTAGTTTGCGCTACCGCCGGCTCCGCCGTTCTGCTGAGTGGTTGCGCAACTACCGACAGCCTGAGCAAGGCCGATAAGCGCTTTGCCCGCGGCGAGTACGAAACCGCAATACAGCTCTACAAGGCGGATGTAGCACGTGGCAAAAACGCACCGCTCAGCAACTACCGGATCGGGGAGGCCTATCGTCTTTCCAACCGCGTCGAGCAAGCCGAGAGTTTCTATAAAGCGGCCATTGATGGGAAGGTGAAGGCTCCTGATGTTGTGTTTTATTATGGGCAGGCCCTGAAAGCCAATGGGAAGTTCGATGAAGCAGTGGCGCAGTTTGATGCCTATGGACAGAATAGTTCCGGTCGGAAACTGGCCCCACTTGCCGAAATAGAATCAAGGAACGCCAAGATGGCAAACACCATCGTGGCCATGCAAACCAACAACGAGGTAATGGCGCTCGACCAGGTAAACACGCCTGCGGCTGAGTTTGGCTCCACCCTCATTCCCGACACCAAAGAACTGGTCTTCGCCTCTGGTCGGGAAGGCAAGAAGTACCTCGGCAACGGCGAGAACTTCAACGACCTGTACGCTGTCAAGTTCGACGATGCCGATAAAATGACCGGCGGCACGGTGCGTAAGCTGGATCCAATCTTCAACACCGAAAACAAGCACGAAGCCAGCGCCACCTACACCCCGACGGTAAGGTGA
- a CDS encoding (Fe-S)-binding protein encodes MADLAAQGETPEILFWVGCAGAFDDRYKRVTRAFVRILEHVGVKYAVLGMEESCTGDPAKRAGNEFLFQMQAMQNITTLNGYGIKKVVTACPHCFNTIKNEYPALGGEYEVIHHSTFLQQLINEGRVKVEGGESYKGRRITFHDSCYLGRSNNIYEAPRAVLEALDADLVEMKRSKANGLCCGAGGAQMWKEPEPGKKDVNIERTEEALATLDGNAAALDNLYGVESGNAGATPAPKANGQGSIIAVGCPFCMTMMSDGVKNKERENNVQVFDLAELVASAEGLNA; translated from the coding sequence ATGGCCGACCTCGCCGCCCAAGGCGAAACGCCCGAAATATTGTTTTGGGTGGGCTGTGCCGGAGCGTTCGACGACCGATACAAGCGTGTGACGCGCGCCTTTGTGCGTATTCTGGAGCACGTCGGGGTGAAATACGCCGTGCTGGGCATGGAAGAATCTTGCACAGGTGACCCCGCCAAACGGGCCGGCAACGAGTTCCTGTTTCAGATGCAGGCCATGCAGAACATCACTACACTCAATGGCTACGGCATCAAGAAGGTGGTAACGGCCTGTCCGCATTGCTTCAATACCATCAAAAACGAGTATCCGGCGCTTGGCGGCGAATACGAAGTGATTCACCACAGCACTTTCTTGCAGCAACTCATCAATGAGGGCCGCGTGAAAGTGGAAGGAGGCGAGTCGTACAAAGGTCGCCGCATTACGTTCCACGATTCCTGCTACCTAGGCCGCTCCAACAACATCTACGAGGCGCCCCGTGCGGTACTCGAAGCCTTGGATGCCGATTTAGTGGAAATGAAGCGTAGCAAAGCCAACGGCCTCTGCTGCGGCGCTGGTGGCGCCCAAATGTGGAAAGAGCCAGAACCTGGCAAAAAGGACGTCAATATTGAGCGCACCGAGGAAGCATTGGCAACCCTCGACGGTAATGCAGCGGCCCTTGACAACCTCTACGGTGTGGAAAGCGGCAACGCTGGCGCTACGCCCGCGCCCAAAGCCAACGGCCAAGGCAGCATCATTGCAGTGGGTTGCCCCTTCTGCATGACCATGATGAGCGACGGTGTGAAAAACAAAGAGCGCGAAAACAACGTCCAAGTATTCGACCTAGCCGAGCTAGTGGCTTCCGCCGAGGGCTTAAATGCGTAG
- a CDS encoding (Fe-S)-binding protein — translation MHFSIQNFLFLLVAIAGFGLFAWQARKIRANISVGRDRDMSGNVSERLNKTLLVAFGQSKMFKRLTPAFLHLIVYVGFLVINVEVIEIMVDGIFGTHRFLQFLGPVYDVLMATNEILGALVIVAVVAFWWRRNRKPPVRRFQGPELRAWPKLDANIILYVEVILMAALFTMNTADLKLHQLRGTEMPGTFPISGLLVGLFPSSEAALHVLERVGWWAHIIGILCFLNYLPSSKHFHIIMAFPNVYYSRLVPQGQFSNVESITHEVKAMMDPSYEVPAPATAPDGSALAPTPFGAKDVNDLAWTNLLNAYSCTECGRCTSVCPANITGKLLSPRKIIMDTRDRMEEKYNSPLIFSPNLYGQEAKHESQEVLDKENHTLLRGYVTPEELWACTTCNACVEACPVNINPLESIVEMRRFLVLEESAAPNSLNVMFSNIENNGAPWAFSPSDRFNWADDLYVAEKEVVTA, via the coding sequence GTGCATTTCTCCATTCAAAACTTCCTCTTCCTGCTAGTCGCAATAGCGGGCTTCGGCCTGTTTGCGTGGCAGGCCCGGAAAATCCGCGCCAACATTTCGGTAGGGCGCGACCGGGACATGAGCGGCAATGTAAGTGAGCGGCTCAACAAAACGCTGCTGGTTGCTTTTGGTCAGTCCAAAATGTTCAAGCGCCTCACACCAGCCTTCTTACACCTGATTGTGTACGTAGGTTTTCTGGTAATCAACGTCGAGGTGATTGAAATCATGGTAGACGGCATCTTTGGCACCCACCGCTTCTTGCAGTTCCTAGGCCCCGTCTATGATGTGCTCATGGCCACCAACGAGATACTAGGCGCGCTAGTCATTGTTGCGGTGGTTGCCTTTTGGTGGCGCCGTAACCGCAAGCCGCCCGTGCGCCGCTTTCAGGGCCCCGAGCTACGCGCTTGGCCTAAGCTCGATGCCAACATCATTCTCTACGTAGAGGTAATTCTGATGGCGGCTTTGTTTACCATGAACACCGCCGACCTGAAGTTACACCAACTGCGCGGCACTGAGATGCCAGGTACTTTCCCAATTAGCGGCTTGCTGGTTGGGTTGTTTCCGAGTAGTGAAGCAGCGCTGCATGTGCTAGAGCGCGTGGGTTGGTGGGCGCACATCATCGGTATTTTGTGCTTCCTCAACTACTTGCCTAGCTCCAAGCACTTCCACATTATCATGGCTTTCCCGAACGTGTATTACTCGCGGCTCGTGCCGCAGGGGCAGTTTTCGAACGTGGAAAGCATCACCCACGAAGTGAAAGCCATGATGGACCCAAGCTACGAGGTGCCAGCTCCAGCCACGGCCCCCGATGGCTCGGCCCTCGCGCCCACGCCCTTCGGTGCCAAGGACGTAAATGACCTAGCCTGGACCAACTTACTAAACGCCTACTCTTGCACCGAGTGTGGCCGATGCACCTCGGTTTGCCCGGCCAACATCACGGGCAAGTTGCTCTCCCCGCGCAAAATCATCATGGACACGCGCGACCGGATGGAAGAGAAGTACAACTCGCCATTGATCTTTAGCCCTAACCTCTACGGCCAAGAAGCTAAGCACGAATCGCAGGAAGTGCTCGACAAAGAGAACCACACACTGCTACGCGGCTACGTAACGCCCGAAGAGCTTTGGGCTTGCACTACCTGCAACGCCTGCGTGGAAGCGTGTCCTGTGAACATCAACCCGCTGGAAAGCATCGTGGAGATGCGCCGCTTCCTGGTGCTGGAAGAGTCGGCGGCGCCTAACTCGCTGAACGTAATGTTCAGCAACATCGAGAACAACGGTGCTCCTTGGGCTTTCTCGCCTTCCGACCGTTTCAACTGGGCTGATGACCTCTACGTGGCGGAAAAGGAAGTCGTAACGGCCTAA
- a CDS encoding acyltransferase family protein, translating into MSFLLTSLLKPRYGVLLAAGLFLVGSTAYRYHYFQGYQPTTWQDWDAHFRKIVLLRLDSLMYGVLAAWIAYYYRDAWLRAKWPLFVVGFVALSLVANPVTLTDLTLFTCVFSFSCASLGVACMLPLLSDWKQAHGLVPSALTHISLISYSLYLLHGTVVNLNIALPLATTLPLPQAIRPLIGLALLWLISMPLATLMYKYFEVPVMALRSRLQ; encoded by the coding sequence ATGTCTTTCCTGCTTACTAGCCTGCTCAAACCCCGCTATGGGGTACTGCTGGCGGCTGGTTTATTTCTAGTTGGCTCTACGGCCTACCGCTACCATTACTTCCAAGGCTACCAGCCCACCACGTGGCAAGACTGGGACGCTCATTTCCGCAAAATCGTGTTGCTGCGCCTCGATTCGCTTATGTACGGCGTGCTAGCTGCTTGGATAGCCTACTATTATCGAGATGCCTGGCTGCGAGCGAAGTGGCCGCTTTTTGTGGTTGGCTTCGTGGCGCTCAGTCTGGTTGCCAACCCCGTTACCCTAACCGACTTAACCCTTTTCACCTGCGTATTCTCCTTTTCCTGCGCTTCGCTCGGCGTTGCCTGTATGCTACCACTACTCAGCGATTGGAAGCAAGCTCATGGCCTAGTGCCCAGTGCTCTAACGCACATTAGCTTAATTTCCTATAGCCTCTATTTGCTGCACGGCACGGTGGTAAACCTCAATATCGCCTTGCCACTCGCTACTACGCTACCACTGCCACAAGCAATAAGGCCACTGATAGGGCTCGCGCTGCTATGGCTAATATCGATGCCACTAGCCACGTTGATGTACAAGTATTTCGAGGTACCTGTAATGGCTTTGCGAAGCCGGCTACAATAG
- a CDS encoding acyltransferase family protein has product MVLPVIFRLTPDKRIFGLDALRASAILMVMMQHSSMWVSPRFTFFHEFVRHYDGVTIFFVLSGFLIGSILIRTLETSGARPSKLWDFWLRRWIRTVPPYVLALLLVMPLELRHSDFTASTYEPYFVFLQNFNWTHPPAFIEAWSLAVEEWFYLLSAPCLSCLLACSNPAMGYCWRLVYF; this is encoded by the coding sequence ATGGTATTACCCGTTATTTTTCGTCTTACGCCGGACAAAAGGATATTTGGCTTGGATGCTTTGCGCGCCTCCGCAATCCTGATGGTGATGATGCAACACAGTTCCATGTGGGTATCTCCGCGCTTCACCTTCTTCCATGAGTTCGTGCGGCATTACGACGGCGTGACCATCTTCTTTGTGCTGTCCGGCTTTCTAATCGGTAGTATTCTGATTCGGACCCTGGAAACCAGTGGCGCAAGGCCAAGCAAGCTGTGGGACTTTTGGCTAAGGCGCTGGATTCGGACGGTACCACCCTACGTGTTGGCGCTGCTCCTTGTCATGCCCCTGGAATTACGCCACAGTGACTTTACTGCCAGCACGTATGAGCCCTATTTTGTTTTCCTGCAAAACTTCAACTGGACGCATCCACCGGCATTCATAGAGGCGTGGTCGTTGGCTGTGGAGGAATGGTTCTACCTGTTGTCGGCCCCATGTCTTTCCTGCTTACTAGCCTGCTCAAACCCCGCTATGGGGTACTGCTGGCGGCTGGTTTATTTCTAG